GCAGGCTTGCTGCAACTACAAAGATTCCAAAGGTACAAGTGGGTGAATATGAATGGGTATCAGTTGTTGACGTAAAGGAGGGTATTGGGGTTTTCCTTGATATCGGAATCAGCAAGGATGTCCTGCTAGGTGAGGAAGACCTGCCAGTTGTAAGGTCGGTCTGGCCTGAAAAAGGGGACCTGCTTTATATTACGCTCAGGGTGAATCGTAATAATATGATTTATGCTCGAATGGCGACTGACCCTGTCATCCAGGAAATTTCGGTTCCAGCGGACAGAAGTGCTTTCAATAAGAATGTCCACGGTTATATTTACCGTACGGCAAGGGTTGGCAGCTGGATGATTACCGCAGAAGGATACAAAGGTTTTATCCATGAATCACAACGCCGTACCGAGCCGCGCATTGGCGAGAAAGTCGAAGGCCGAATTATTGATGTGAAACCAGACGGCTCCGTTAATATCTCGCTGCTCCCGCGCAAGCAAGAGGCACTGGATGAGGACGCTGAGAAGATCATGGCTTATCTCGACCTGAGGAATGGAGCAATGCCTTACCATGACAAGAGCATGGCCGAAGATATCCAGGAACGCTTCGGGATGAGCAAAGGCTCCTTTAAACGCGCATTGGGCAGGCTTATGAAGGAAGACAAA
The nucleotide sequence above comes from Mesobacillus jeotgali. Encoded proteins:
- a CDS encoding CvfB family protein; its protein translation is MSLNEYTGQTLELTVARIVDFGYFLTDGEEDVLLHSNDTDRTFEEGEKVEVFLFVESRGRLAATTKIPKVQVGEYEWVSVVDVKEGIGVFLDIGISKDVLLGEEDLPVVRSVWPEKGDLLYITLRVNRNNMIYARMATDPVIQEISVPADRSAFNKNVHGYIYRTARVGSWMITAEGYKGFIHESQRRTEPRIGEKVEGRIIDVKPDGSVNISLLPRKQEALDEDAEKIMAYLDLRNGAMPYHDKSMAEDIQERFGMSKGSFKRALGRLMKEDKIYQEDNWTYKKEK